The genomic stretch GGGTCCTGAAGGTCCTTGGCTCTGCCGGCTGACACCGTCCAAGATCAAGCTGAGGCACGGTGCGACTGACGGGACTCTGgacctccctgcctgccctgcgAACTCTCCCAGCTCCGCGGCAGCCACGGGCAGTGTGCTACTCACCTTCCTGCAAGCCAGCTCCGTGTGCTGGGGCCCTGGCATACTCATCCAGCCCTTGAAGCGCTCGGCAGCATCACGGAGCAGCTCCTGGACGCTCTCCTCCATGTAGAGGCTCAGGCTCCTGCCGGCAGCTTGGGCCTGCCGCAGCTCAGCCAGGCCCGGGCCCGGAGGCCTGAGCTCAGCCGCGCTGTAGGAGCCACATAGTTGCAGCACCATGTCCTGGGGGACCTGGGAGAGCACACATGCACTAGGGCCGTGGGGAGCAACAGAAGGTCAGGGGCCATCAGTCCCAGAACCCACGGGATCTCTCGGGTCCATGTTCAGGGGCAGAGAGGCCTGGCCGCGGCAGTGAGGTAGATGAGAAAGCTTGTAAGGCAAGAGTTGGAAGTTGAGGGGGTATGTGTCAAGTTGGGCCCTGTCCCTGACTGCGGGTGCAAACCTCTGGCCTGGTGGTTCCCCTGGATCTGGGCCTAGAGTTACTCACTTGGAAAAGTTTCTTGCAGTCACTGATCATGTGTGATAGGCCCTGGGTGGCAGCCATGTTCTCACTCAGGTCCCTAGGGCCCGGCCGGCCAGCCAGGCTGCGTTTGCTCCTGAtcctggagggaaagggaggagaggatgGCGCACGGGCACAAGACAAGATGGATGACCAGCTGGCTTCTAGCTCCCCTGAACACAAAACTACCCGCTGCCCTTTAGAAGGCCCTGCTTCAAAAACATCCAACCGGTCCCAGACCCCCGAAGAGTCAGGCTGACCCCTTGTGGTGACGCCTGGGAACTGCAGGGCCAGCCCTCAAGGGTCCGCAGCCCAAGGGGGCCCAGACCCTCCCCGCCTGGCCCTGCCACATCCTGCCCTGTTTCACCTGGGTGAGGGGCTATCCTTCTTGGAGACGTTGAGATGGAAGATGGAAGGTGCCAGGCACACTGCTAGGTTGCCGGCTGTCATCTGGTTTTCTTCAGCAGAGGCGATGTCACTTAGGAAATAGAGCAGGGTCTGTAGGACCTCGCGGTTCTCATCGGGGAGCAGCAAGGTGGCGGCCTGCGCTGCTGCCAACCACTGATCCTTGGGGAGGACTGTGAGGAAGGAATGGCAGAACGGCTTTCTTATTCCCCTAGAAGCTTCCAGCAACAAGTCTCCTGCTTCTAGGAACGCAGAGGGCACAGTGGTCCCAAAGGAGGTCAGTGAGAGGAAAGGGTAAAGATGGGCTCTGGGAGGTCTCTGCGTACTAGATCAAGCCCCACTCTAATGTACAATGTAACCTTAGGGAAGCCCCTGCCTTTCCTCGGGGCCTCAGTCCAGGTCTCCATATGAGGGGTTTGGGGAATAGAGTGTGGTCTCCCTCCAAGGGCCTTCCGAGCTCTGGATAGCAGATCTTCCAACGAGCTCATTCATGCCCACACCGGGTTCATCTCCCACAAGCCCCAGGATTCAGGGAGATCGAGAACGGGGCAGGATGCTTGGGACAGGTGCAGGTGACTCACGCTGGTAGATCTGCAGGAAAGTGGTGGTGAGCTTGCTGGTGAAGATAGGCTCTGGTAGGTCCCGGAAATACTGCTTCAGCAAGTCGGCCACATCGTAGGCTGACTGGCCGTCATAGCAAACATTGTCTGGCGAGGTCTCATTCATTTGGCGCAGGTTCTGGATCCTGGACTTCACCCCCGACTTGCGGAAGATGCCCACCTGGCCcatgcagggaagggagggagggagacatgcagggcaggggtggggtggggaggaaggttATGAGGCCAGCCCTGGACCCGGTGTCAGGAGCGTAGGCCACCCCAGAGACTTCCAAGCCTGCcgggcaggcttcctgctgggcagggtaGGAGAAAAATGGCAAAACCAAAGAGAAGGTTCTTATAGCCTCAGGGTCAAGGAGAAAGATGGCTGTAGCAGGAATGAGTAGGAAAAGAGGGGCCGAGGCTAAGGCAGGCTCCTACAGATGGGGCGTACAGTGCCCGGGCCAGAAAGAAGCTGGCAGAGAGCTGGGCAGAGGGGGGCTTCAGCTTAGGAAGGCCCAGAAGGGTCTCTAGTGGGCCAGAAAGGCCCGAgcggctcccctcccccactcgtcaGCCTTGGCTTTCCTCCCCAGTGCCATCTCTCTGCAGGCCCCCCGCAGGGCTCACCTGGTCCAGGCACTGGCTGCGCAGGTAGCGCATGGCTTGCTGAATGCTCTGTGGCAGCGGCTGGCCGGTGCGCTGCACGTGGATGAGGGGGGGCACCCCGAACACGTGCTGGCCCCGGTAGTCCGGGGTCTTATGCCTTTTCATGAACTTGGGCACTGACCTGTTTGGGGGAGTGGCAAGAGGTCCGTGAGGGGTGTGGGGTCGGCCCAGACACAGCTTGGAGACTCCGCAGTCTCAGGGGGCTCGGGCAGGGATGCGGGGCTGAGAGACACACCACGTCCCCAGGGTCAACACTGCCTGAGCACGTGCTCGGGGCCCGGCCCTAGGGAGTCACAGAGGCATCCAGGGAGCTCTCGGTCTGCTTAAGGGGATAATTGTGTCAATAGGCAGGGACAGTTTACATGGTCAGGAGTGGAACAAGCAAGAACTTAGGGGAAGACCCACAAGGAAGGAGAACTATACCTAGCGGATCAGAGAAGGCCTCAGGGAGGATGTGGAAATTCAGCAGGCTCTCGAGGAATAGGTAGGTGTTGTCCCagaggagaaatggggaaaaggCATTCCAAGCGGAGAGAACAGCATGGACAGAGGcaaagaggcaggaagaagaggacaGCCCACTCAGGGAAGGACAACGAGCCCACTGGCCTACATGGTGGCATTGCTTGAGGGCGGCAGGCTAAGGACcccagcagctggggcagggCCAGAACATGAAAGGGTCAGGATGGCAAGGAAGCTGGACCTTCCTTGGCAccagggggcggaggggggcggggcaCGGAAGGGTGTTTATCAGGAGAGCAGCAACCAAAGCTGCCTTTCAGGACAATCTCACTGGTGGCAGCCTGGAGGCTGGGATGGAGGTACGGCTGGAGGACCTGGGGTCCCCGGCCCCCACTCCTCCTCGCACAtggcacacatacacacgcacgtCCCATGAGCATCCCCCACAGACCACATGCAAGCCATGCCACGGCCCCTCCAGCTTTCTGGCACAACCTACCACTGCTGGCTTCTGGGCTCCTCCCGCTTGCACCCACCTTCTGGGGCTGaccctcccagggtcctggagcggggacagggagggagccagggtgTGGGTGAGCAgctccccccgcctccccaccGCGGCCCGGGAGCACTCACCAGACCCATCCCGGCTTGTGCGGCACGGTGTACTTCTCCATGAAGGCGGTGAGCCGCAGCAGCGAGCCCTTGTGCAGGAGGTGGATCTGGCCGGCAAACTGCCGATTGATCTCCAGGGACTCTGAGTTGAGGCTGGGCCGGTGGGAGTTCTGGAAGCTGTGCCAACGGAGCTTCCTGGTGAAAGATGAGGGGGGCAGAGAAGGTCAGGGGAGCAGGTTTGGATGAATCTTAAGGAAGGCTGAGTTCTTCTGGTCCCTTTATTCTCCCCAAAGAGAGCAGATGCGGGGAGACGCGACTGCTGTAAGTGCTGCTACTGGGCCCCAGGGTGGAAAAACTGAATCTTAGTTTCCAGGGCTGCCCAGTGGCCAAGATGCTGTCAGGGAGGGTGGCACCGAGCTGAGGCCCATCTAGAGCCACCAAGCAGTACCATCATCCCCTTACCCTTCCAAGACTGCAGCAGAGGGCCTGCTCTGAGAACCCAGGATGGCAAAGCTGGGGACCAGAGACCATCTCCTCTAATACCTTTGATTTGCACATGAGGAAACCAAGGGCCAGAGAGGAGCTAGAATTTGCTCAAGGCCATAGCAGAGGCAGGCCCTGAACTTAACCGGGAGGGAACGGAGACCCTGCCCCTGGGCCTCGGGACTAAGAAATTGGCTTGAGGGAGAGTTGTGTGGcggagagaggggcaggaagagagagaagaggaagggcagggagggggagagacagagagacacaacagagtcccctgtccccagccctgctCAAACCTCCCACCTGCAGGGTCTGGTAAGTGAGGCCCCAACGCCTGAATCTCGTCGTTCCCGTGGTGCTGATGCCTGAGGCCCAGCCAGTGAGCCTGCGGCCTCGGGCTCGTTCACCGACTTTCCACTACGGTCCAGTTCACTGGAGGAGGCCACGGTGTCAGCAACGGAGTGCCTGTCTTCCACCGTCaggctgggggcagaggtgggctCCCCGCCTGAATTTGCCTCCTGCCCATTATGTTGGGCTGGACTCCGGGCCTGAGCCCCGGCCTCGGCCTGTGCCTGTGCCAGGGGCTCAGCCTGCGCCCGACCCTGAACCTGAGCTGGGACCACTGGCGGAACGTCAGCCTGGCCCAGGGCCGAGGACCCTCCGCGGGCCGGGGCCTCCATCTGGGCCAGAGCCTCAGCCTGCCCCTCGACCTCAACTGTGGCCATCTCTAGTGATGAAgtgacctcctcctcctcttcttcctcctcctcttcttcctcttccttatctCCAGTCCGCAGGTCTGGGTAGATGGCCCGGGACCAGAGCTCTACCCGTTGCTGCAGCCCCCACACGTGCTGGAGGATATCGTCCAGGTGAGTGTAGCCGCCCCCGCCCTCGTCCTCTTCGGCTGCAGCCCCGGCCAGTAGCGGCTCCGCTGGGTACAGCTCGGGCATGTTGTCATAGATGCTGGCATGGCTGCCCGTGGAGCCACAGGAGCCCCGGCGCCCTTCGTAGCCCCGGGGCCGACCTGGCTGCCAATCTGCCAGGTGCTGTCCATCCTCAGGAAGCAGGCTCTCGATGGACAGGGAGCGAGGGAATGTACCTGGCTTGTGGTCCCCGGGCATGTGCACAAGGCAGTCCCCCCGGTGCGCCCGCTGCGGATGCCGAAACGTGGCCACAGGCCAGGCCTCCCAGGCCCTCTGAGTCGCAGGGCCGTAATCACCGGCGGAGGTGGCTGCCCTGTTCTTGGCCCTGTAGAATCCAGCTGAGAGGAAGCCACGGCGACTGCAGAAAGAGGAGGCTTTTGTGGCCTTCTCTAAGGTGGCTGGGCCACGCGCGGGCTCCGCTTGCTGACCGCCACCCTTTTCCTTCCGCCTCAGAGAATCGAGGTGCTTAAGGAAGCTACGAGAACGGTGCTTCTTGGCTTTGTCCCGGGGACCCTCTTGGCCCTGGGTGGGGCTAAGGAGGAGCTGGTTACTCGGGCTGGGGACACGGCAGGGTGAGGGCAGGTCCGTTGGCTCCGGCGATAGGCTCACGGTGATGGCTGGTAGGGAAGTGGCGCTGAGCTCTGTGAGGACGCTCTCACAGCTAGAGGTCCCCggcaggccagggctgggggggggcccGCCGGACAAGGGAGCCCCCACGAGACCAGCATTTACTTTCTCGCTGGAAAGCCCAGTGGTTACTGATGCTACattgctcttcttcttctgagtCTTCATTCTGGGGAAGGAGTCACGGGGTCAAGGTCAGAGAAGTCTAGTCCACAAGCCCTTGTTTGTACCCCCACGCTCTGCCTCCAAACTCTTGAGGGACTTTGAGGTAAAGGGCCCCGCTTTCTGATGGAGGACATGTCCTAGATGGGGAGCTGGCTCTGGGAGCACCAGAATAAGCCAGGGCTCAGAGACAGAGCCCAGATGGATGGTAACGGTCATCTCATTAATCTAAtccctcctcattttacagacagggaaacccAGACCCACAAATGAGAAGctacttgcctaaggtcatacaATGGCATGCAGTAAGTCAGTGAGAGAGCCGGGGTTAGAATCCAGGTgtcccgggacgcctgggtggctcattcagttaagcgtctaccttcagctcaggtcatgatcccagggtcctgggatcgagtcccacatcaggctccttactcagtggggaagcctgcttctccctctgcctgctgctccccctgcttgtgctctctctctctctctctctctctctctctgacaaatagataaataaaatctttaaaaacaaacaaaaaaagaatccagGTGTCTTGACCTCCTGTCCTCAGCAGCCTCCCAAGTCTCTAGGCTATAGTCTTAGATTAGAACCACAGAATGCCAAAACTGGAAGGAGAttttagattttctaattttctattttgcaATATGGGGaaatcaaggcccagagaggggaagaggctTGCTCAAGGCCACTGACcagtcagtggcagagccaggaccaggCTCCAGGGGCTTCCTGCTTCCCAGGCCAGGCCTCTGGCAGCTTAGCTGGCCCTCCTGGCTCCAGACCTCTGGTGGAGAAAGCCCCAGAAGAAACCCACAAAGCCCGACCCTGTGGAAGGACGAGGTCATCAGGCTAGCATTCCAGGGCTCCATGCGGACTAAGAATCCTCTCCGTTTCTGCAATTCCAGATTGGCAGAGTCAGAAAGGCCTCTTGAGGCTATTAATGCCCCCCTCCAGTTCGGTGTAGAGATGGGGAACATGAGGCTCAGGGGTGTAAGACCTCATGGGGACATAGTTGGGGATCTTGACTTCTCAGATCATATAGGCCATGATTTTTCCACCACATTATTCTGTCTCTGCTCCCTAGTCAAGGAATTCTTGCCATCACAAAGCAGGTAGAGGAGGCAGAGATTTCCCTGAGGAAGGGCCATCACTGGACCAAGTTATGAGTAAACTCAGTGGGGAGAGGTGTGCCGAAGTGGGTGGGTGAGGCCATGGGCCAGGGTACTTGTTCTCAGACTCCAACCTCTAGGCCACGCTTGCCAAAACCCAGCAGGCTCATAGAACCCCTTATAGGTGCAAGGCACCTCTCTGTCCATCCTAGACTCCCAGGACACTGGAGCTAGTTTTGCAAGTGCCCTGTGTATGTCCTGGGTTCCCCGTGGTGCCACAAGGCCCCAGGCTCCACCCTTGCCATGACTCACCTGCTTGCTTTGAAAGTGAACTTCCAGTTTCATCGAGGCACAGTTGTTCAAGGTCATCAGCCTCCTGTAAGGAAAGAAAGCAAGCGTTCACCCAAGGGTCCCAACCAAAGGCTGCGGGGCATGACCCACCAAGACAGTCCCAAGATGCCATCCACAACTTTACATGCCCGAGCCATCAAAACATCTCCCAAGACCCAGTGTTCGTGAAGGTTTCAGTGCCAGACACAATGCTCGGGAGATTGCGGCTTCTGTCCTCTGGGAGCTTATATATGCAGAATAAACCACTACAGAGATGGGGCAAGTTCAAGAACAGGGTAGACCGAGGCACAGCAGGCACACAGAAGGTGGGACAAGGAACTTCCATGAAGGGGGATTAGgcagtcagagaaggcttcccagaggacaGGGGTGGGATtctgaaggggaaagaaaacagggaCTTCTATCCCAGGCTTCCACAAGAGGCTGTGACAAGGGAGGGAAACAGTCAGTAAACAGACCAGCGCTGGTGTGAcaggggagactgaggctgaTACGGTCGGTCAGAGCCAGATTGCAAAGGTGCCTCATGCTAAAAAAGCGTTGCTTTCTTCTGCAGGCAGTTGCACACCCCaagcagaggggagcctgcttggaaGCGGCGTCTGGTGGCCGTAAAGGGGCTAGATCAGGGCGAggaggggaatggcaggcaggccAGTTAGTAGGCTACTGAAGCAGATCCAGAAAGCCGTGGTTTGGCCTGAAAGAAGGCCCAAACCCGTGTAAGTAGAGAGGGGCCAAAGCAGAGGAATGTCTGGGGAATCGAACTGAAGGGAGAAGACGAATCACGGCCAGATCTTGGCTCTCTAGCTAGAGGGCCTGAGCGCTGCGGCATCACAGACAGAAGACAGAGTGAGCGGTACGACCGCGGCAGAGGGGTGTTGTCACAGGCTGGCCTCCTCCTCTGTTGGAGGGGACACGGACTGTTTCTTTCCCCGGGGAAGCCCCAAGCCAGGCCCTGACCTCCCAGGCCTGGCCCTTTGTGCCCCCTACCTGCACAGGGCCCCCAAAGAGTCCTCGTCCAGAAAACCGTGGTCCTTCTTCACAGAGCCAATATCCAGGGGAAACAGACCTTCTGTACAGCGGAGAAAAGCCAAGATGAGTCGAGGGCGGTAGGTCAGAAACTCAGTGCCAGTAGCCCttgaggtgggaaggggaggccagggaagagaggaggcaggaaggcaaAAAGCCGAGCTGAAGGAGCAAACCTGGGGTaagggaggggcccagggagctTGGGTTGACCATCAGAGGCAAGTTCAGGGTTGAGGGAAAGGAGGGTTGAGCTGGATGAGAGGACCCAACAATAAGACAGGTCCCCAGGAGATGGCAGGCCCGAGGCCTTGGGTGGCTGCCAAGAGCGAagctcaccctcccaccccagggctaCTCAGACAGGGAACCTCCTCCCTGGCCCAAGGTAAactggggggagcagggagagagtgaGGACAGAGAGGACAGTATGCAGCCAAACAATGCCTCATTTCCTCCTACTGGTCCAGACAGGGGAGCCCACTCCCTGGGATgtaggaaggggaggggagagaggaaggagtggGGTCAGAGGACAGAGCATCCAGGAAATCCCACACCTCTCTGCCTGACTGCTAAAAGAaacccattttctcatttaactaACATTACTTGAGCACCTACTtgatgccaggcactggggatacaacagCGAACGAGATAAAAATGATCCCTGCCTTCGCGGAGAGACCGTATGTGGAACAAGATAATAcagttctaggggtgcctgggtggctcagtcgttaagcatctgccttcggctcaggtcatgatcccagggtcctgtcatcgagccccgcatcgggctccctgctcaatgagaagcctgcttctccctctcccactccccctgcttgtgttccctctctcgctgtgtctctgtcaaataggtgaaatcttaaaaaaaaaaaaaaagaaagataatacagTTCTAAATGCCATGAAAGACATTAGCCAGGGTGATAGGGTAAAGAGAGGCTGGCGGGGTGGGGGCCACTCGGAGAGAGGTGACTTCCGAGACGAGTGCTGAAGAATAAGAGGGGGCTGGCCGGGCCAAGAGCCTGGGAAGAGGATTCCAGGCAGGACTAACATTAAGGCTCTGAGGAAGGAAAGGTGTGAGCGAGTGGCAGGAAGGAGCCTGGA from Neomonachus schauinslandi chromosome X, ASM220157v2, whole genome shotgun sequence encodes the following:
- the STARD8 gene encoding LOW QUALITY PROTEIN: stAR-related lipid transfer protein 8 (The sequence of the model RefSeq protein was modified relative to this genomic sequence to represent the inferred CDS: deleted 1 base in 1 codon) — protein: MTLNNCASMKLEVHFQSKQNEDSEEEEQCSISNHWAFQRESKCWSRGGSLVRRAPPSPGLPGTSSCESVLTELSATSLPAITVSLSPEPTDLPSPCRVPSPSNQLLLSPTQGQEGPRDKAKKHRSRSFLKHLDSLRRKEKGGGQQAEPARGPATLEKATKASSFCSRRGFLSAGFYRAKNRAATSAGDYGPATQRAWEAWPVATFRHPQRAHRGDCLVHMPGDHKPGTFPRSLSIESLLPEDGQHLADWQPGRPRGYEGRRGSCGSTGSHASIYDNMPELYPAEPLLAGAAAEEDEGGGGYTHLDDILQHVWGLQQRVELWSRAIYPDLRTGDKEEEEEEEEEEEEEVTSSLEMATVEVEGQAEALAQMEAPARGGSSALGQADVPPVVPAQVQGRAQAEPLAQAQAEAGAQARSPAQHNGQEANSGGEPTSAPSLTVEDRHSVADTVASSSELDRSGKSVNEPEAAGSLAGPQASAPRERRDSGVGASLTRPCRKLRWHSFQNSHRPSLNSESLEINRQFAGQIHLLHKGSLLRLTAFMEKYTVPHKPGWVWSVPKFMKRHKTPDYRGQHVFGVPPLIHVQRTGQPLPQSIQQAMRYLRSQCLDQVGIFRKSGVKSRIQNLRQMNETSPDNVCYDGQSAYDVADLLKQYFRDLPEPIFTSKLTTTFLQIYQLLPKDQWLAAAQAATLLLPDENREVLQTLLYFLSDIASAEENQMTAGNLAVCLAPSIFHLNVSKKDSPSPRIRSKRSLAGRPGPRDLSENMAATQGLSHMISDCKKLFQVPQDMVLQLCGSYSAAELRPPGPGLAELRQAQAAGRSLSLYMEESVQELLRDAAERFKGWMSMPGPQHTELACRKAPDGHPLRVWKASTEVAAPPAVVLHRVLRERALWDEDLLRAQVLEALTPGVELYHYVTDSMAPHPCRDFVVLRMWRSDLPRGGCLLVSQSLDPEQPVPESGVRALVLTSQYLMEPCGLGRSRLTHICRADLRGRSPDWYNKVFGHLCAMEVAKIRDSFPTLQAAGPETKL